From Vicia villosa cultivar HV-30 ecotype Madison, WI unplaced genomic scaffold, Vvil1.0 ctg.001470F_1_1_1, whole genome shotgun sequence, the proteins below share one genomic window:
- the LOC131635363 gene encoding protein COBRA-like, giving the protein MDSFWLSTVGSRAGFVALLFMLFSCSTFTSTEAYDPLDPNGNITLKWDIISWTADGYVAVVTMYNFQQYRHIQDPGWTLGWTWAKKEVIWNMMGSQTTEQGDCSKFKAGIPHCCKKDPTVVDLLPGTPYNQQIANCCKGGVLNSWAQDPSNAVSSFQVSVGSAGTTNKTVKLPRNFTLRAPGPGYTCGPAKIVKPTQFITSDKRRVTQALMTWNVTCTYSQFLAQKTPTCCVSLSSFYNDTIVDCPTCTCGCQNKTQPDSCVNRNSPHLSSVVSASGKPLNTPLVQCTSHMCPIRVHWHVKLNYKEYWRIKITITNFNYRMNYSQWNLVVQHPNFDNLTQLFSFKYKSLNPYEGLNDTGMLWGVKFYNDFLSSAGSLGNVQSEILFRKDKSTFTFDKGWAFPRRIYFNGDNCVMPPPDAYPWSPNASSKLVFSLLTTLVATLASLLVLLS; this is encoded by the exons ATGGACTCATTCTGGTTATCTACCGTTGGATCTCGTGCTGGATTTGTAGCTTTACTGTTTATGCTATTCTCTTGCTCAACTTTCACTTCCAcag AAGCTTATGATCCGTTAGATCCAAATGGGAATATTACACTCAAATGGGATATCATTAGTTGGACTGCTGATGGTTATGTT GCTGTTGTTACGATGTACAACTTTCAACAATATCGCCATATTCAAGATCCGGGATGGACATTAGGGTGGACATGGGCTAAAAAGGAAGTAATTTGGAACATGATGGGAAGCCAAACAACAGAACAAGGAGATTGTTCGAAATTCAAAGCAGGAATTCCGCATTGTTGTAAGAAGGATCCGACCGTAGTTGATTTGTTACCAGGAACACCTTACAACCAACAGATTGCAAATTGTTGCAAAGGTGGTGTCTTGAATTCATGGGCTCAGGATCCAAGCAATGCAGTAAGTTCTTTTCAGGTCAGTGTCGGTTCTGCCGGAACAACTAATAAAACAGTTAAGCTTCCAAGAAATTTCACCCTCCGAGCTCCTGGTCCTGGTTATACTTGCGGTCCTGCAAAAATCGTCAAACCAACTCAGTTTATTACCAGTGACAAGAGGAGAGTCACACAAGCCTTGA TGACATGGAATGTTACCTGCACTTATTCTCAGTTCTTGGCTCAAAAGACACCAACTTGTTGTGTTTCGCTCTCATCCTTCTACAACGACACAATAGTAGACTGCCCAACCTGCACCTGTGGCTGCCAAAACAAAACACAACCTGACAGTTGTGTAAA TCGAAACTCTCCGCATTTATCGTCAGTTGTATCAGCATCAGGAAAACCTTTAAATACACCTCTAGTCCAATGCACAAGTCACATGTGTCCGATTCGAGTGCATTGGCATGTGAAGCTAAATTATAAAGAGTACTGGCGGATCAAGATCACAATTACAAATTTCAATTACAGAATGAACTACTCACAATGGAATCTTGTGGTGCAGCATCCCAATTTTGATAATCTTACTCAGCTTTTCAGCTTTAAGTACAAGTCCCTAAATCCCTATGAGGGCTTAA ATGATACTGGTATGCTTTGGGGAGTGAAATTCTACAACGATTTTCTCTCATCCGCTGGATCATTAGGTAATGTGCAATCAGAAATCTTATTCAGAAAGGACAAATCAACATTCACATTCGATAAGGGATGGGCCTTTCCTCGAAGAATTTATTTCAACGGTGATAATTGTGTTATGCCTCCTCCAGATGCTTATCCTTGGTCACCGAACGCATCTTCAAAACTAGTTTTCTCTTTACTTACTACACTCGTAGCCACTTTAGCTTCTTTGTTAGTCTTATTGAGTTGA
- the LOC131635362 gene encoding COBRA-like protein 4, giving the protein MEFDNGKQHQSGKFRELKLLAFFALCLILISPAEAFDPLDPTGNVTIRWDIMSWTSDGYMATVTLFNFQLYRNIMNPGWTLGWTWAKKEIIWAMMGAQATEQGDCAKFKIKIPHSCKRSPQVVDLLPGASFNMQYTNCCKGGVLTSWGQDPSGAVAAFQMGVGLSGRSNKTVKLPTDFKLLGPGPGYSCGPARRVPSTVILTDDRRRKAQALMSWNVTCTYSQFLAYKNPSCCVSLSTFYNDQVTACPTCACGCQNNATCVTKESKILKEVDGNNKTRKSDITPKPLLQCTRHLCPIRVHWHIKDNYKDYWRVKIAIINFNYRLNYTQWGLVVQHPNLNNVTQVYSFEYMPLLPYEAINDTGMFYGLKFYNDLLMEAGAKGNVQSEVLMKKDKNTFTLQQGWAFPRRVYFNGDECMLPPPDSYPFLPNSAYRLPIISITVYVIFASFFMYL; this is encoded by the exons ATGGAATTTGATAATGGTAAACAGCATCAAAGCGGAAAATTCCGAGAGCTGAAGTTGCTTGCATTTTTTGCTCTATGCCTTATTCTAATCTCTCCTGCTG AGGCCTTTGATCCATTGGATCCAACCGGGAATGTGACAATAAGATGGGATATCATGTCTTGGACATCAGATGGTTATATG GCAACTGTAACATTATTTAACTTTCAACTATACCGAAACATTATGAACCCTGGATGGACATTAGGATGGACATGGGCCaagaaagaaatcatatgggCTATGATGGGAGCACAAGCTACAGAACAAGGAGACTGTGCAAAGTTCAAGATAAAGATTCCTCATAGCTGCAAAAGAAGTCCTCAAGTTGTTGATTTATTGCCTGGTGCTTCTTTCAATATGCAATACACAAACTGTTGCAAAGGTGGTGTGTTGACATCTTGGGGACAGGATCCTTCAGGTGCAGTCGCCGCATTTCAGATGGGTGTAGGACTCTCAGGAAGATCTAATAAGACAGTTAAACTGCCTACGGATTTTAAATTGCTTGGACCGGGACCAGGATATTCTTGTGGTCCTGCTAGGAGAGTCCCTTCAACTGTTATTCTTACCGATGATCGTAGAAGAAAAGCTCAAGCTTTGA TGTCCTGGAATGTGACATGCACTTATTCACAATTTCTTGCCTACAAGAACCCAAGTTGTTGTGTTTCTTTATCAACTTTCTACAATGACCAAGTCACGGCCTGCCCTACCTGTGCTTGTGGTTGTCAAAACAATGCTACCTGCGTCAC GAAAGAATCAAAGATCCTGAAAGAAGTTGATGGGAATAACAAGACTAGGAAGAGTGATATCACACCAAAACCATTGTTACAATGCACACGCCACCTTTGTCCTATTCGTGTTCATTGGCATATAAAAGACAACTACAAGGACTATTGGCGTGTGAAGATTGCAATCATCAACTTCAACTATAGACTGAATTATACACAATGGGGTCTTGTTGTGCAACACCCTAATCTCAACAATGTTACACAAGTTTATAGCTTTGAATACATGCCACTTCTTCCCTATGAAGCCATAA ATGACACAGGAATGTTCTATGGTTTGAAATTCTACAATGATCTATTAATGGAAGCTGGGGCTAAAGGGAATGTACAATCTGAGGTACTTATGAAAAAGGACAAGAACACATTTACGCTTCAACAAGGATGGGCCTTTCCTAGAAGAGTATACTTCAATGGTGATGAATGTATGCTGCCACCACCTGATTCATACCCTTTCTTGCCAAATTCTGCTTATAGGCTGCCAATTATATCCATAACAGTCTATGTCATTTTTGCATCATTTTTCATGTATTTGTGA